In the genome of Tissierella sp., the window GAATAAACACTATTTCCATTACTTAATCTTCCTACTTCCAGGCTTTACTATAGGTAATCCTTCTTTGCATAGTTGGCAATCTTCTACATCATAGGTTTTTATTTCTAACTTAGTCCCACCATATATAGGATATTTAATATCTCCATTGGATCTATTTGCTAGACATGCTATACCTACTACTATTCCACCATATTCTTCTACTACTCTAATAGCTTCATATGCAGATTTGCCTGTGGTTACCACATCTTCAGCAATAAGTACCTTTTGCCCTTTTTCTATATGGAAACCTCTTTTTATTTTCATTTCCCCTTCTTCTCTTTCAGTGAAGATAGCAGGCTTTCCTAGCTGACGACCTAGTTCATATGCTACAATAATTCCACCCATTGCTGGTCCTACAACAATGTCAATATCAACATCCTTAAGCTTTTCTACTACAATAGATAAGGCTTTTGCAGCCTTGTCTGGATATTGTAATAGCTTTGCACATTGTACATATCTATCACTATGTTTTCCTGATGATAATAAGAAATGTCCTTCCAGCAATGCATTAGATTCCTTCAATAATTCAATTATCATTTTAAAACCTCCCTATTATTCCCCTAATTTCCTCCAGTGACTTAACTCCTTCTTTTTCCATAAACTTCTCTATTCCTTCAATGATATCTATAGAAATAGTTGGGTTCACGAAGTTTGCACTACCTACTTGGATGGCCGTTGCTCCTGCCATAATGAACTCTATGGCATCTTCTGCAGTCATAATTCCACCTAATCCAATTATTGGTACATTCACCACTTGGTTTACTTCATATACCATTCTGAGGGCTATTGGTTTAATACATGGACCTGATAATCCTGCTGTAATATTATTAAATATAGGTTTTCTTTTGTAAATATCAATTGCTAAGGCATTAAAAGTATTTATAAGAGAAAGTCCATCAGCACCTGCTTCTACACATGCATAGGCCATATCCTTAATATTCTCTGCATTGGGGGATAGCTTTACTATCATTGGTTTCTTTGATATCTTTTTAGCTTCCTTTACCACTTGTGATGCAGTATCGCATTTTATACCAAAGGCCATGCCACCTTCTTTCACATTAGGGCAGGAAATATTTAGTTCAATCATATGGACTGATGTTTCATTTAATAGTTCTATTCCCTGCAAATAATCATCTAGAGTGCTTCCTCCTAGATTAGCCAATATTACAGTGTCTTTTGATTCCATAAATGGAAGTTCATCTTTTATAAATCCACTTACCCCAGGGTTTTGCAAACCTATACTATTCATCAAACCTGATGCTGTCTCATATATTCTAATTCCTTTATTTCCATCTCTTTTATTCAAGGTAAGACCCTTAGTAGAAATACCACCTAGTTTTTCTATGGCATAGTATTCTTCAAATTCCCTTCCAAATCCAAAGGTTCCCGAAGCAGCTATGACAGGATTTTTAAATTCTATACCACAGATATTTACCTTAGTCATGTAATACTACCTCCTCACCTTTGAATACTGGTCCTTCTTTGCATACTCTTTCCATACCTCTTGTGGTCTCTACAGTACACCCAAGGCATGCACCTATTCCACAAGCCATACGATTTTCCATAGAAACATATACAGGTACTTTTCCCTTACACATCTTCATCACAACTTCCATCATGGGAGTTGGTCCACAGGTATAGACTACATCATATTTACTAGGATCAAATAATTCAGTTACAAAACCTTTATGTCCTGTAGAACCATCCTCTGTAGCAATAAAAGTATTCTTTACATAAGGTCTTATTTGATCTAAGAAATATGCATTACTCCTAAATCCACTGAAAATATCAATTTCTGCAAAAAGATTTTTTGCTAAATATAACATAGGAGCAATACCTACTCCTCCAGTAATTAGGGCAATTTTCCCTTCTTCTTTTATGTTAAAGCCATTTCCTAATGGCCCTAGTATACTTAATTTATCTCCCTTTTTAAGCTTAGATATTATATGAGTTCCCTTGCCCCTGACCTCATACAATAATTTAATTCTTCCATTCTCTAGGTCAGCGATACTTATTGGTCTAGGCAAAAATGGATCTAATCCATTCCATCCTCTTACCATATAGAATTGTCCTGGCTTTCCTTCAAAATCTCCTTCTAGGATTATTTCATATATATTTGGGCTGATTTCAGTATTTGAGTAAATAATACCATCCTTATATGTCTCTGCCATATCCTATGTCCTCCCTCATATTAAGCACTGCCTCTCTTGTATATCTTTCAAAGTTTTCTACTCCATCTTCATGTTTTTTGTAAGCAGTGATTATACCCCTTGAGGAATTTACAACTCCACCATTTCCTTCATTTAGATAAAGCTTTACATCTTCACCCTTAGCACCTTGTGCTCCATATCCTGGTATCAAGAAAAACATATTTTTATATCTGTCTCTAATTGATTTTGCCTCATCTACATGAGTGCCTCCTACTACTCCACCAATAAGACTATATCCAGATTCACCAATGTACTTTCTTCCCAATTCTTCCATCTTATCTCCTACATGATAATATAGGCTTTTTCCATTGACATCTAGATACTCAATGTCCCTTGCTCCCGGATTAGAAGTTCTAAGAAGTACAAATATACCTTTATTACCTTCGTCAAGGTATTTGAAATATGGAGTAATACTGTCGAATCCCATATAAGGATTAAGAGTAATAAAATCAGTTTCAAAATCCCCTTCAAAATGTGCTTTCCCATACATATCTGCTGTAGATGCAATATCCCCTCGCTTTATATCCCCAATGGATAGTGCCTTTATGCTCTTCAAATATTCTAATGTCCTTTTATAGGCTAGAAGTCCTTTTATTCCATAGGCTTCATAAAAAGCAATCTGTGGTTTGTAAATTGTAGTAATATCCTCTGTGCAATCTATTATTCTCTTATTGAATTGAAAGATTATCTCATCTATATCTTGATACCTTTCTTTCATTTCATTTGGGATATAATCCAGATGAGAGTCTAGCCCCACACAGATATTGCCCTTATTTTGGACTTCCTTGTACAGTCTATCTATTATCATTTACTTACCCCCTATGAATTTTTTATTGATGTACTTGATTTCTCCATCCTTCAAAGTCATAACTACTTCTCCATAGAATTTCATCCCATTAAATGGAGTATTTTTTCCTTTGGATAGAAACTTGTTTCCATCTATGGTTATTTCCTTATTCAAATCTACAAGAACTATATCTCCATAATAGCCTTTTTCTATCTTACCTTTTTTTACTCCCATTATCTTCCCTGCATTAGCCGACATGATTTTGGAGAGTTTGCTCAAGTCTATCCTGCCACCCCTAACTAATCTTGTATAAGAAACTGGAAATGCTGTTTCTATACCAGATAAACCTGGAGCACCATTTTCCTTATCTTCTATGCTATGTGGTGCATGATCTGTAGCTATAGTATCTACTGTACCATCTATTATACCCTTAATAATCCCCTCTACATCAGTCTTTGTCCTAATTGGTGGATTTACCTTGTAATCATTATCCCAAAGGGCAATATGATGGGGAGTCACCTCACAGGTAAGATTAACTCCCTCTAACTTTGCTCTCCTTATCTCTTCAATAGCCTCTATTGTACTAACATGAGACAAATGAAGTCTTGCTCCAGTTACTTTAGATAAATAAATATCCCTTATGGTAATAATATTTTCAGATATCCTATAATCAATTGGAGTCAAATCATCATCCTCAGCATGGGTCATGATGATTAATCCTTTTTCCTTAGCTATAACCATAGCATTGTACATTGTTATATTGGATTTTACACCTTTTCCATCATCAGATATAAACTTTACTTTATTATCTAAGCTATCTAAATGTTCTAAGGTCTGACCATCAAAATCCTTAGTAATAGATACGGTCTGATGAACATCAACTAAATCAAGATCTCTTGCCCTATTCAACACATAATCCACGGTCTCCATTGAACTACAAATAGGATTCGTATTCCCCATTAAATTAACTAAGGTATATCCTCCCTTCAATGCTGCTAATCCACCAGTATATAAATCTTCTTTATGAGTGTAACCTGGTTCTCTAAAATGTACATGTAGATCGATGAAGGAAGGCATAAGAACTAAGCCTTCTCCATTTATAGTTTTACAATTAACTTCTAGATTTTCTCCAAAATCTTCTATTAATCCATCCTTTACATATACATCACCAATGAAATCCTTAGATTCATCTACTATTCTTGCACTCTTTATGAGAATATCCATTTTATCCCTCCCAGGAATATATCTGATTACAGTATTCGCATTTATATCTTCCTTTGTTCTCATCAATTAACTTAAATCTATGAACAATTCCTCTTTCACTTGATGTAACGCATCTTGGGTTTTTACATTCTATAATACCTTCCACTCTATCAGGTAGAGATAAATTTATCTTTTCAGTTATTACTTCATTTTCTATTACATTTATTGTAATGTTAGCATCCATAAATCCTAGCATGGTCAAATCAATATCAATCTCATTTTCAATCTTTATGATATCCTTTCTACCAAGTTTCTCACTAACAGCGTTCATTATTAAAGCTACTGTAAAATCAGCCTTATTAAGCTTCAAATACTCAAATATTTTTATACCATAACCGGGTTTTATATGGTCAATTACTATTCCCTTTGTTATACTATTTATATTTAACATTATTTCACCCCCAACAATTTACAAATCAATGCCATTCTTACGAACATACCATATTTCGCTTGCTTGAAATACCAGGCTCTTGGGTCATTGTCAACTTCCATACTAATTTCGTTGACCCTTGGTAGGGGATGAAGTATTATTAATTCTTCTTTTGCAGATTTTAGCTTGTCATTATTTAGTATATAGCTATCCTTTAATCTGATATAATCTGCCTCATTGAAGAAGCGCTCTTTTTGTACTCTGGTCATATATAATATATCTAACTGGTCCATGACTTCTTCTAGTCTTTCTACTTCAACATATTCTATAGACTTCTTATCTAAAATCTCAGATTTAATGTATTCAGGTATTTGTAATTCTTGTGGGGATATAAGTATAAATTTGATGTTTGCATATCTTGACATTGCTTTTACTAAGGAATGAACCGTACGGCCAAATTTTAGGTCTCCGCATAGTCCTATGGTTAAATTGGCTATTTCCCCTTTTGCAACTTTAATAGTTAAAAGGTCTGTTAATGTTTGAGTTGGATGTTGATGTCCACCATCTCCTGCATTTATTAGGGGAACATCACAATAAAGTGAACTGTATTTTGGTGCACCTTCTTTTGGATGACGCATTGTAATTATATCTGTATATGCTGCAACTGTTCTAATAGTATCTGCTAAATTCTCTCCCTTTGTGACTGAACTGGAACTTGGCTCAGAGAAACCAACTATTTTACCACCTAGTCTTAGCATAGCAGACTCAAAGCTTAATCTAGTTCTAGTACTAGGTTCAAAGAATAAAGTACCCAAAAGTTTACCATCGCATAGGTGAATAAAATCTTCTGGTTTTTCCATAATATTCTCTGCTAATTCAAAAATCTGGTCTAGCTCCTCTACGGTAAAGTCTTGCGAATCAATTAAATGTCTTCCTTTCAACATACTTTCCCTCCTTTAGTTATATATTCCCTCAAAGGATTTGTGTATAAAAAAAGCCTTCCATAAAGGAAGGCATAGTTATACAAAGCACATTATTTACGCTCTCCTTCCTAACCTCACAGGATTAGATTAAAGGTATATATTTATATAATAATACCATAAAGGAAATAAAAAGTCTAATAATTATTTTATAAAACCCTAACTAAATTCTAGCTAGGGTTTCATATGATACTACTTCATTTGTTGTGGGCTATTTATAGCACTGCTTAAAGTAGTTTTTATTTGATTTACATCATTTTTATTAGCTGGAGGAGCAGGTACATAATAACCCTTTTGCTCTGCTATTTGATATAATTGATATTGCATTTGTTCTGCTTCATTTCTTAATGTTTGTAGAGTTGATCTTAGTTGTTGATTTGAGCACTCCATAATTGCTGTTGTATAACAATTTATACTAGCTTTAGCTCCACCTAAAATATCGTTTACTATATCTCTTTCTTGCATCTGTTTAACCTCCTATAGTGAATTTATTAGATTTGTAGCAGTCGTTTTCGCATCTGTACTTGATTGTTGCAACATTTGTTTTAATTGGGGATCTTGAACTTGGTTTGCATAGTCTGCAAATTTGCAACTCATAGTCAAATGTTCTCCTGCTATTTCCTTTACTGAATTAAGTTCTTGTTGAGTTATAGTATTTAAATTAACAGTGTTTTTAAGTGCCATTAATAAGCTCCTTTCAAAATATTATTTTTATCCTTAATATTATGTGTCGAAAAATCTATATTATCCTTCCAAAAAATGTTTAAATATTAATTAGCAAATTGGAAAAACTAACATTAGGAGGTGGAAAAATGGGGAAAATTTTTGGCACTGTAAATGAACCTGAATTCAATATATATTATAGAACTGAAGATCTAGGAAATACAGATTTTCCACAACATGAAAATCTTGATGTTCGAAAGCCTGACGCTTTTGTAGGTTTATCTAATAATATATTTTTAAATCCAATTATGCCTTTAATTAATGCTGATAATAATGATGATGATTTAGATTGGTATGAATAAAACATAAATAATTTATCAATAAAAAGGTTGACAAATTATAAAATTCGTATTAAGATACTCTTTAAACACAAACTGAATATAACTCTTATCAAGAGTGGTGGAGGGAATGGCCCGATGAAACCCAGCAACCTATATTATTATAAGGTGCTAAATCCAGCGGTATTTATACCGAGAGATGAGAGAGGAAATTTTAAACCTCTTTTTTCTAAAGAGGTTTGTTTTTATTTTAAGGAGGAATTAAAATTATGATTGTAATCGAAAATCTATCAAAATCTTTCATAAATGGTAAAGAAAAATTAGTCGCTGTAAGAAATATTGACTTGAAAGTAAATAAGGGAGAAATATTTGGAATTATTGGTTTAAGTGGTGCAGGCAAATCCACTTTAATCAGATGTATAAATAGACTAGAAGAACCTACAGAAGGAAAGATTATCATTGATGGTGTAGATATAACTAAGCTTAGCAAAGAAGATTTGAGGAAAGAAAGAAAAGATATTGGAATGATATTCCAACATTTTAACTTATTATCACAAAAAACCGTATATGAAAATATTGCCTTTCCCTTACAGTTGGAAAATATGGATAATAAAGAAATTTTCAAAAGAGTTGATGAGCTTTTAGAATATGTGGATCTAAAAGATAAGAAACATAATTATCCTAGTCAACTGAGTGGTGGGCAAAAGCAAAGAGTAGCCATAGCTAGGGCCATAGCCAACAATCCAAAAGTCCTCCTCAGTGATGAAGGAACTTCTGCCTTAGATCCTAAAACTACAAAATCTATTCTTGCTTTACTAAATAGGATTAGAAAGGAATTAAATATTACTATAATAATGATTACCCATCAAATGGAAGTAGTAAAAGAAATATGCGATAGGGTAGCCATTATGGAAGATGGAAATGTAATAGAAGAAAACACTGTAGAAAATCTTTTTAGTGAACCTAAAACTAAAACTGCACAATCCTTTATAAATTCAATGCAAAACAATATCCAAGAAGAAATCATAAACATAGAGGATTTTGCTGGAAAGATTATTAGACTTAGTTTCCTTGGAGATAGTGCTAAAAAACCAATAGTTTCTAAAGTTATTAGAAATTTTGATATAGATGTAAATATATTATCAGGTAATATCAACAAACTACAAGAATCTAGTGTAGGACATCTAATACTTGAATTAATTGGTGAAGATGAAGAAATAAATAAGGCTCTTTCATTTTTAAAAAATGAAAATGTCCATGTGGAGGTGATGTAATGGCTGAATTAGTTATACCTTCTTTACTTGAGACTTTGTATATGGTATTTTTCTCAACAATATTTTCTTTGTTAATAGGATTTCCTTTAGGTATTCTATTGGTTATCACAGATAAGGATAATATCTGTGAAAGACCTTTATTCAACAAAATATTAGGTAGTATTATAAATGTACTAAGATCCTTTCCTTTTATAATATTGATGATCTTATTATTTCCACTATCTAGATTGTTAATAGGGAAAACCATCGGTACAACCGCCACAATAGTTCCTTTATCCATAGCAGCAGCTCCTTTTGTTGCTAGGATAATTGAAGGAAGTTTGAGAGAAGTCAATAAGGGTGTAATCGAATCTAGCCTTGCTATGGGAGCTACAGTATCTCAAATAATTAAAAAAGTTCTTATCCCGGAATCACTTCCATCCATAATCTTAGGGATAACCTTAACCATAATTAATATTATTGGATACTCAGCAATGGCTGGTGCAATTGGAGGAGGTGGTCTAGGGGATCTAGCTATTCGCTATGGATACTATGGCTTTCAAACAGATGTAATGATAGTAGCTGTTTTGCTTATAGTGATTTTAGTTCAAGGAGTACAATTTTTAGGTAATTATATTTCTTTAAAAATAAATAAAAAATAACAAAAAAATAAATTGGGGGAATTAAATTGAAAAAAGTATTATCTGTATTATCAATATTCGTATTATCTCTAGTACTATTAACAGGATGCACTCAAAAAAAATCAGGGTCTAATGAAATAACAATTGGTGTATCACCAGAGCCTCACGCAAAGCTTGTTAATTTAGTAATAGAGGATTTGAAAA includes:
- the pyrF gene encoding orotidine-5'-phosphate decarboxylase, whose amino-acid sequence is MIIDRLYKEVQNKGNICVGLDSHLDYIPNEMKERYQDIDEIIFQFNKRIIDCTEDITTIYKPQIAFYEAYGIKGLLAYKRTLEYLKSIKALSIGDIKRGDIASTADMYGKAHFEGDFETDFITLNPYMGFDSITPYFKYLDEGNKGIFVLLRTSNPGARDIEYLDVNGKSLYYHVGDKMEELGRKYIGESGYSLIGGVVGGTHVDEAKSIRDRYKNMFFLIPGYGAQGAKGEDVKLYLNEGNGGVVNSSRGIITAYKKHEDGVENFERYTREAVLNMREDIGYGRDI
- the pyrE gene encoding orotate phosphoribosyltransferase; this translates as MIIELLKESNALLEGHFLLSSGKHSDRYVQCAKLLQYPDKAAKALSIVVEKLKDVDIDIVVGPAMGGIIVAYELGRQLGKPAIFTEREEGEMKIKRGFHIEKGQKVLIAEDVVTTGKSAYEAIRVVEEYGGIVVGIACLANRSNGDIKYPIYGGTKLEIKTYDVEDCQLCKEGLPIVKPGSRKIK
- a CDS encoding methionine ABC transporter permease, whose product is MAELVIPSLLETLYMVFFSTIFSLLIGFPLGILLVITDKDNICERPLFNKILGSIINVLRSFPFIILMILLFPLSRLLIGKTIGTTATIVPLSIAAAPFVARIIEGSLREVNKGVIESSLAMGATVSQIIKKVLIPESLPSIILGITLTIINIIGYSAMAGAIGGGGLGDLAIRYGYYGFQTDVMIVAVLLIVILVQGVQFLGNYISLKINKK
- a CDS encoding dihydroorotate dehydrogenase electron transfer subunit, whose product is MAETYKDGIIYSNTEISPNIYEIILEGDFEGKPGQFYMVRGWNGLDPFLPRPISIADLENGRIKLLYEVRGKGTHIISKLKKGDKLSILGPLGNGFNIKEEGKIALITGGVGIAPMLYLAKNLFAEIDIFSGFRSNAYFLDQIRPYVKNTFIATEDGSTGHKGFVTELFDPSKYDVVYTCGPTPMMEVVMKMCKGKVPVYVSMENRMACGIGACLGCTVETTRGMERVCKEGPVFKGEEVVLHD
- a CDS encoding dihydroorotase gives rise to the protein MDILIKSARIVDESKDFIGDVYVKDGLIEDFGENLEVNCKTINGEGLVLMPSFIDLHVHFREPGYTHKEDLYTGGLAALKGGYTLVNLMGNTNPICSSMETVDYVLNRARDLDLVDVHQTVSITKDFDGQTLEHLDSLDNKVKFISDDGKGVKSNITMYNAMVIAKEKGLIIMTHAEDDDLTPIDYRISENIITIRDIYLSKVTGARLHLSHVSTIEAIEEIRRAKLEGVNLTCEVTPHHIALWDNDYKVNPPIRTKTDVEGIIKGIIDGTVDTIATDHAPHSIEDKENGAPGLSGIETAFPVSYTRLVRGGRIDLSKLSKIMSANAGKIMGVKKGKIEKGYYGDIVLVDLNKEITIDGNKFLSKGKNTPFNGMKFYGEVVMTLKDGEIKYINKKFIGGK
- a CDS encoding dihydroorotate dehydrogenase; protein product: MTKVNICGIEFKNPVIAASGTFGFGREFEEYYAIEKLGGISTKGLTLNKRDGNKGIRIYETASGLMNSIGLQNPGVSGFIKDELPFMESKDTVILANLGGSTLDDYLQGIELLNETSVHMIELNISCPNVKEGGMAFGIKCDTASQVVKEAKKISKKPMIVKLSPNAENIKDMAYACVEAGADGLSLINTFNALAIDIYKRKPIFNNITAGLSGPCIKPIALRMVYEVNQVVNVPIIGLGGIMTAEDAIEFIMAGATAIQVGSANFVNPTISIDIIEGIEKFMEKEGVKSLEEIRGIIGRF
- a CDS encoding spore coat protein, which codes for MQERDIVNDILGGAKASINCYTTAIMECSNQQLRSTLQTLRNEAEQMQYQLYQIAEQKGYYVPAPPANKNDVNQIKTTLSSAINSPQQMK
- the pyrB gene encoding aspartate carbamoyltransferase, which gives rise to MLKGRHLIDSQDFTVEELDQIFELAENIMEKPEDFIHLCDGKLLGTLFFEPSTRTRLSFESAMLRLGGKIVGFSEPSSSSVTKGENLADTIRTVAAYTDIITMRHPKEGAPKYSSLYCDVPLINAGDGGHQHPTQTLTDLLTIKVAKGEIANLTIGLCGDLKFGRTVHSLVKAMSRYANIKFILISPQELQIPEYIKSEILDKKSIEYVEVERLEEVMDQLDILYMTRVQKERFFNEADYIRLKDSYILNNDKLKSAKEELIILHPLPRVNEISMEVDNDPRAWYFKQAKYGMFVRMALICKLLGVK
- a CDS encoding aspartate carbamoyltransferase regulatory subunit translates to MLNINSITKGIVIDHIKPGYGIKIFEYLKLNKADFTVALIMNAVSEKLGRKDIIKIENEIDIDLTMLGFMDANITINVIENEVITEKINLSLPDRVEGIIECKNPRCVTSSERGIVHRFKLIDENKGRYKCEYCNQIYSWEG
- a CDS encoding methionine ABC transporter ATP-binding protein — protein: MIVIENLSKSFINGKEKLVAVRNIDLKVNKGEIFGIIGLSGAGKSTLIRCINRLEEPTEGKIIIDGVDITKLSKEDLRKERKDIGMIFQHFNLLSQKTVYENIAFPLQLENMDNKEIFKRVDELLEYVDLKDKKHNYPSQLSGGQKQRVAIARAIANNPKVLLSDEGTSALDPKTTKSILALLNRIRKELNITIIMITHQMEVVKEICDRVAIMEDGNVIEENTVENLFSEPKTKTAQSFINSMQNNIQEEIINIEDFAGKIIRLSFLGDSAKKPIVSKVIRNFDIDVNILSGNINKLQESSVGHLILELIGEDEEINKALSFLKNENVHVEVM